One genomic segment of Helicobacter pylori NQ4053 includes these proteins:
- the rimM gene encoding ribosome maturation factor RimM (Essential for efficient processing of 16S rRNA): MVSMLLVGRIGKSVGLNGGLKLHLESDFPECLKKGVKVSVAPTNAFSRASSFKEYTIHSYEHAKNLLFLETIHTPEKAKELTNLGLFMSEEESKKLCVLKEGEFFYCDLVGLSVVEENEILGKVIEIQRISQTDYFMVETTLNLVEKGLAKIFLIPYRDFYIKEILLQDKKITTHNAKTLLENS, encoded by the coding sequence ATGGTTTCTATGCTTTTAGTGGGCAGAATTGGTAAAAGCGTGGGGCTTAATGGGGGGTTAAAGCTTCATTTAGAGAGCGATTTCCCGGAGTGTTTAAAAAAGGGCGTTAAGGTGAGCGTCGCTCCAACCAACGCTTTCTCTCGAGCTTCTTCTTTTAAAGAATATACAATCCATTCTTATGAACATGCCAAAAACCTGTTGTTTTTAGAAACTATCCACACGCCCGAAAAGGCTAAAGAGCTGACTAATTTAGGGCTTTTTATGAGTGAAGAAGAGAGCAAGAAACTTTGCGTTTTAAAAGAGGGTGAGTTTTTTTATTGCGATTTAGTAGGGCTTAGCGTGGTGGAAGAAAACGAGATTCTAGGAAAAGTCATAGAAATCCAAAGGATTTCTCAAACAGATTATTTCATGGTTGAAACCACGCTTAACTTGGTTGAAAAAGGTTTGGCTAAGATTTTTTTAATCCCTTATAGGGATTTTTATATCAAAGAAATCCTTTTGCAAGACAAAAAAATAACCACCCATAACGCTAAAACGCTTTTAG
- a CDS encoding KH domain-containing protein, which yields MSELDPLNTPFSQADCKDYSYCVATFLEKYLKKVVSFPQALSVEYTLLEDKVKQITIYTHPSDMGHVIGKEGKMVSAIKAFVSGVKAKDGFSYKIVVFASNDKNGDKNPHALGDQTP from the coding sequence ATGAGCGAATTAGATCCTTTGAACACGCCTTTTTCTCAAGCTGATTGTAAGGACTATTCGTATTGCGTGGCAACTTTTTTAGAAAAATATTTAAAAAAGGTTGTTTCTTTCCCGCAAGCTTTGAGCGTGGAGTACACGCTTTTAGAAGATAAAGTCAAGCAAATCACGATTTATACCCACCCATCAGACATGGGGCATGTGATTGGCAAAGAGGGCAAAATGGTGAGCGCGATTAAGGCGTTCGTTTCTGGTGTGAAAGCCAAAGACGGGTTTTCTTATAAAATCGTTGTTTTTGCGAGTAATGATAAAAATGGTGATAAAAATCCCCATGCTTTAGGCGATCAAACGCCTTGA
- the rpsP gene encoding 30S ribosomal protein S16, translating into MTVIRLTRIGRKKKPFYRVVVTDSRKRRDGGWIESIGYYNPLSEPKDIKIDKERLNYWKSVGAKMSERVEKLSQKA; encoded by the coding sequence ATGACAGTCATTAGACTCACTCGTATCGGGAGAAAGAAAAAGCCTTTTTACAGAGTGGTGGTAACCGATTCTAGGAAAAGAAGGGATGGAGGCTGGATTGAATCCATTGGGTATTACAACCCTTTGAGCGAGCCTAAAGATATTAAGATTGATAAGGAACGCTTGAATTACTGGAAAAGCGTGGGGGCTAAAATGAGCGAGAGGGTGGAAAAACTTTCTCAAAAAGCCTAA
- the ffh gene encoding signal recognition particle protein: MFQALSDGFKNALNKIRFQDDEKALDRALDELKKTLLKNDVHHKVARELLKKVESQTKLSGIGKQQFLDALEKSLLEILSAKGSSGFTFAQTPPTVVLMAGLQGSGKTTTTAKLAHYLKTKNKKVLLCACDLQRLAAVEQLKVLGEQVGVEVFYEENKSVKEIANNALKKAKEAQFDVLLVDSAGRLAIDKELMQELKEVKEVLNPHEVLYVADALSGQDGVKSANTFNEEIGVSGVVLSKFDSDSKGGIALGITYQLGLPLRFIGSGEKIPDLDVFVPERIVGRLMGAGDIVSLAEKTASVLNPNEAKDLSKKLKKGQFTFNDFLNQIEKVKKLGSMSSLISMIPGLGNMASALKDTDLESSLEVKKIKAMVNSMTKKEQENPEILNGSRRKRIALGSGLEVSEINRIIKRFDQASKMAKRLTNKKGISDLMNLMSQAKNQTPPKMR, translated from the coding sequence ATGTTTCAAGCGTTAAGCGATGGGTTTAAAAACGCGCTCAATAAAATCCGCTTTCAAGATGATGAAAAAGCGCTAGATCGGGCGTTAGATGAATTGAAAAAAACGCTTTTAAAAAACGATGTGCATCATAAAGTGGCTAGAGAATTGCTCAAAAAAGTGGAAAGCCAGACTAAACTTAGTGGCATTGGCAAGCAGCAATTTTTAGACGCTTTAGAAAAGAGTTTGTTAGAAATCTTAAGCGCTAAAGGGAGCAGTGGTTTTACTTTCGCTCAAACGCCCCCTACCGTGGTTTTAATGGCAGGTTTGCAAGGGAGCGGTAAGACAACCACCACCGCTAAACTCGCTCATTATTTAAAAACCAAAAATAAAAAAGTGCTTTTATGCGCATGCGATTTGCAACGCCTAGCGGCGGTGGAGCAATTAAAGGTTTTGGGCGAACAGGTGGGCGTGGAAGTTTTTTATGAAGAAAATAAAAGCGTGAAAGAAATCGCCAACAACGCTTTAAAAAAGGCTAAAGAAGCGCAATTTGATGTTTTACTTGTGGATAGTGCGGGGCGTTTAGCCATTGATAAAGAGCTTATGCAAGAATTAAAGGAAGTTAAAGAAGTCTTAAACCCCCATGAAGTGCTGTATGTCGCAGACGCCTTGAGCGGGCAAGATGGGGTCAAAAGCGCGAACACCTTTAATGAAGAAATAGGCGTGAGCGGGGTGGTGTTAAGCAAGTTTGATAGCGATTCTAAAGGGGGTATCGCCTTAGGCATCACTTACCAATTAGGCCTACCCTTGCGTTTTATTGGGAGCGGGGAAAAAATCCCTGATTTAGACGTGTTTGTGCCTGAAAGGATTGTGGGGCGTTTGATGGGGGCTGGAGATATTGTCTCGCTCGCTGAAAAAACCGCCAGCGTTTTAAACCCTAATGAAGCCAAAGATTTAAGCAAAAAGCTCAAAAAAGGGCAATTCACTTTCAACGATTTTTTAAACCAAATTGAAAAAGTGAAAAAATTAGGCTCTATGAGTTCTCTGATCTCTATGATTCCGGGTTTAGGGAATATGGCAAGCGCGCTAAAAGACACGGATTTAGAAAGCTCTTTAGAAGTGAAAAAAATCAAGGCTATGGTCAATTCCATGACCAAAAAAGAGCAAGAAAACCCCGAGATTTTAAACGGCAGCCGAAGAAAAAGGATCGCTTTAGGGAGCGGCTTAGAAGTGTCTGAAATCAATCGCATCATCAAACGCTTTGATCAGGCGAGCAAAATGGCGAAACGACTCACGAATAAAAAGGGTATTAGCGATTTGATGAATCTAATGAGTCAGGCTAAAAATCAAACGCCCCCTAAAATGCGTTAA
- the valS gene encoding valine--tRNA ligase gives MKQEPTTYQPEEIEKKIYDICSHRGYFEIDGNEKIQEKNKRFCLMMPPPNVTGILHIGHALTLSLQDILARYKRMDGYKTLYQPGLDHAGIATQNVVEKQLLSQGIKKEDLGREEFVQKVWEWKEKSGGAILEQMKHLGVSAAFSRTRFTMDKGLQRAVKLAFLKWYEQGLIVQDNYMVNWCTKDGALSDIEVEYEERKGALYYIRYYLENQKDYLVVATTRPETLFGDSALMVNPNDERYRHLVGQKVILPLINRTIPIIADAHVEMEFGTGCVKVTPGHDFNDYEVGKRHHLEMIKIFDEKGILNAHCGEFENLERLEARDKVVERLKENALLEKIEEHTHQVGHCYRCHNVVEPYVSKQWFVKPEIAQSSIEKIQQGLARFYPSNWINNYNAWMRELRPWCISRQLFWGHQIPVFTCENNHQFVSLDTPLSCPTCKSEKLEQDKDVLDTWFSSGLWAFSTLGWGQEKSGLFNENDLKDFYPNTTLITGFDILFFWVARMLFCSESLLGELPFKDIYLHALVRDEKGEKMSKSKGNVIDPLEMIEKYGADSLRFTLANLCATGRDIKLSTAHLENNKNFANKLFNAASYLKLKQESFKDKERLNEYQTPLGRYAKSRLNLVAKEVRNALDNYRFNDATTLLYRFLWGEFCDWFIEFSKVENEAIDELGSVLKEALKLLHPFMPFISESLYHKLSNTDLENAHSIMIMPYPKDLAQDEKLEHEFEVIKDCIVSLRRLKIMLETPPIVLKEASVGLREKIENTERLQNYAQKLARLEKVSVISSKPLKSVSDVGEFCQTYANLENLDLSPLIARLKKQLEKLEKEKLKLNLHNENFVKNAPKSVLEKAKESLKTLLEKESKIKQELDLLEQP, from the coding sequence ATGAAACAAGAACCCACCACCTACCAACCAGAAGAGATAGAAAAAAAGATTTATGACATTTGCTCTCATAGGGGGTATTTTGAAATTGATGGCAATGAAAAAATCCAAGAAAAAAACAAACGATTTTGCTTGATGATGCCCCCTCCTAATGTGACCGGCATCTTACACATAGGGCATGCTTTAACTTTAAGCTTGCAAGATATTTTAGCGCGCTATAAGCGCATGGACGGGTATAAGACTTTGTATCAGCCCGGGCTTGATCACGCCGGCATTGCGACGCAAAATGTCGTGGAAAAGCAGCTTTTAAGTCAAGGGATTAAAAAAGAAGATTTAGGGCGTGAAGAGTTCGTTCAAAAAGTGTGGGAGTGGAAAGAAAAGAGTGGGGGAGCGATTTTAGAGCAAATGAAGCACTTAGGCGTGAGCGCGGCCTTTTCTAGGACTCGTTTCACGATGGATAAGGGCTTGCAAAGAGCGGTTAAATTGGCGTTTTTGAAATGGTATGAACAAGGTCTCATCGTTCAAGACAATTACATGGTGAATTGGTGCACTAAAGATGGGGCGTTAAGCGATATTGAAGTGGAGTATGAAGAGCGTAAGGGGGCGTTGTATTATATTAGATATTATTTAGAAAATCAAAAAGATTATTTAGTGGTGGCCACCACGCGCCCTGAAACTTTGTTTGGCGATAGCGCGCTTATGGTCAATCCTAACGATGAGAGATACAGGCATTTAGTGGGGCAAAAAGTGATCTTGCCTTTAATCAATCGCACAATCCCTATTATCGCTGATGCGCATGTAGAAATGGAGTTTGGCACAGGGTGTGTGAAGGTTACCCCTGGGCATGATTTTAACGATTATGAAGTGGGCAAACGCCACCATTTGGAAATGATTAAAATCTTTGATGAAAAGGGGATTTTGAACGCGCATTGTGGGGAGTTTGAAAATTTAGAACGATTAGAGGCTAGAGATAAGGTCGTAGAAAGATTAAAAGAAAACGCCTTATTAGAAAAGATAGAAGAGCACACGCATCAAGTGGGGCATTGCTATCGTTGCCATAATGTGGTAGAGCCTTATGTGTCTAAGCAATGGTTTGTCAAGCCTGAAATCGCTCAAAGTTCCATTGAAAAAATCCAACAAGGTTTAGCACGATTCTACCCTTCTAATTGGATCAATAATTATAACGCTTGGATGAGGGAATTACGCCCTTGGTGTATCAGCAGGCAATTGTTTTGGGGGCATCAAATACCGGTGTTTACTTGTGAAAATAACCACCAGTTTGTAAGCCTAGACACCCCTTTAAGTTGCCCTACTTGTAAGAGTGAAAAACTAGAGCAAGATAAAGATGTGCTAGACACATGGTTTAGTTCAGGGCTATGGGCGTTCTCTACTTTGGGGTGGGGGCAAGAAAAAAGCGGTTTGTTTAATGAAAACGATTTGAAAGATTTCTACCCTAACACAACGCTCATTACTGGGTTTGACATCCTCTTTTTTTGGGTGGCTAGGATGCTCTTTTGCAGCGAATCGCTTTTAGGCGAATTGCCTTTTAAAGACATTTACTTGCACGCCTTGGTTAGGGACGAAAAGGGCGAAAAAATGAGCAAATCTAAAGGTAATGTGATCGATCCTTTAGAGATGATAGAAAAATACGGCGCGGATAGCTTGCGTTTCACTTTAGCCAATTTGTGCGCTACGGGTAGGGACATTAAGCTTTCTACTGCGCATTTAGAAAATAACAAGAATTTCGCCAACAAGCTTTTTAATGCGGCGAGTTACTTGAAACTCAAACAAGAATCTTTTAAAGATAAAGAGCGTTTGAATGAATACCAAACGCCTTTGGGGCGTTATGCGAAATCGCGCTTGAATCTTGTTGCTAAAGAGGTTCGTAACGCTTTAGACAATTATCGTTTTAATGACGCCACGACTTTATTGTACCGCTTTTTGTGGGGGGAATTTTGCGATTGGTTCATTGAATTTTCTAAAGTGGAAAATGAAGCGATAGACGAATTAGGGAGCGTGTTAAAAGAGGCTTTAAAACTCTTGCACCCTTTCATGCCCTTTATCAGTGAGTCTTTATACCACAAGCTCAGTAACACGGATCTAGAAAACGCTCATTCTATCATGATCATGCCTTACCCTAAAGATTTGGCGCAAGATGAAAAATTAGAGCATGAATTTGAAGTGATCAAAGATTGCATTGTGTCTTTAAGGCGTTTAAAAATCATGCTAGAAACCCCACCGATTGTTTTAAAAGAAGCGAGCGTGGGATTGAGGGAGAAAATAGAAAACACAGAGCGTTTGCAAAATTACGCCCAAAAATTAGCGAGGTTAGAAAAAGTCAGCGTGATTAGTTCTAAGCCTTTAAAGAGCGTGAGCGATGTGGGGGAATTTTGCCAAACTTATGCGAATTTAGAAAATCTTGATTTAAGCCCGCTCATTGCTCGTTTAAAAAAGCAGCTAGAAAAACTGGAAAAAGAAAAACTAAAACTCAATTTGCACAATGAAAATTTTGTCAAAAACGCGCCTAAAAGCGTGCTAGAAAAAGCCAAAGAGAGTTTAAAAACGCTTTTGGAAAAAGAAAGTAAAATTAAGCAAGAATTGGATTTGTTAGAACAACCATAA
- the fliW gene encoding flagellar assembly protein FliW has translation MNYFLKAPILGFEHINEVRLEKIDSLFSRLVSQTNSPMALDMVLVNPYCLREYSFVIPKYIELLLELDSHSKVEVYCVVVLQKNLEDSMVNFLAPLVFNSKNGFGAQVALSMMDYPDFGFRDPLKSFVIQERERA, from the coding sequence GTGAATTACTTTTTAAAAGCCCCTATTTTAGGATTTGAGCATATCAATGAAGTGCGTTTGGAAAAAATTGATTCCTTATTCAGCCGATTGGTTAGTCAAACGAACTCACCCATGGCGTTGGATATGGTCTTAGTGAATCCTTATTGTTTGAGGGAATACAGCTTTGTGATACCCAAATATATAGAATTACTGCTAGAATTAGATTCTCATTCCAAAGTGGAGGTGTATTGCGTGGTCGTGTTGCAAAAAAATTTAGAAGATTCTATGGTTAATTTCTTAGCCCCCTTAGTGTTTAATTCCAAAAATGGCTTTGGCGCTCAAGTCGCGCTTTCTATGATGGATTACCCGGATTTTGGCTTTAGAGATCCTTTAAAAAGCTTTGTGATTCAAGAAAGAGAACGAGCTTAA
- the murG gene encoding undecaprenyldiphospho-muramoylpentapeptide beta-N-acetylglucosaminyltransferase produces the protein MKFALTGGGTGGHLSIAKALAIELEKQGIEAIYLGSTYGQDREWFENSPLFSERYFFNTQGVVNKSFFKKIGSLFLQIKATFKAKEILKKHQITHTISVGGFSAGPASFASLLNKIPLYIHEQNAIKGSLNRYLSPKAKAVFSSYAFKDKGNHVLTSYPVQNVFFDSARTRTEIKHILFLGGSQGAKAINEFALLNAPKLTKQGIKITHICGSNAHERMRFFYQELGLLDKIDLFAFHNNITEVMHRADLCVSRAGASSVWELCANGLPTIFIPYPFASNNHQYYNVLEFEKENLCYVVPQNELLPKKLFEVIRKLNQKDDQGNKNLTTISNQLQQKIAKDGAKTIIETILSA, from the coding sequence ATGAAATTCGCTCTTACAGGGGGAGGCACAGGGGGGCATCTCTCTATCGCTAAAGCCTTAGCCATAGAATTAGAAAAGCAAGGCATAGAGGCTATTTATCTAGGCTCCACTTATGGGCAAGATAGAGAATGGTTTGAAAACAGCCCCTTATTTAGCGAACGCTATTTTTTCAACACGCAAGGCGTGGTCAATAAAAGCTTTTTTAAAAAAATAGGCTCTTTATTCTTGCAAATTAAAGCGACTTTCAAAGCCAAAGAGATTTTAAAAAAACACCAGATCACGCACACCATTAGCGTGGGAGGGTTTAGTGCAGGGCCGGCGAGTTTTGCAAGCTTGCTTAATAAAATACCCCTTTATATCCATGAGCAAAACGCCATTAAAGGCTCTCTTAATCGCTACCTTTCCCCTAAAGCTAAGGCGGTGTTTTCAAGCTACGCTTTTAAAGATAAAGGAAATCATGTTTTAACCTCCTATCCCGTGCAAAACGTTTTTTTTGATTCCGCCAGGACTCGAACTGAAATCAAACATATCTTATTTTTAGGCGGTTCTCAAGGGGCGAAAGCGATCAATGAATTTGCGTTATTAAACGCTCCCAAACTCACCAAACAAGGGATTAAAATCACGCACATTTGCGGCTCAAACGCTCATGAAAGAATGCGTTTTTTTTACCAGGAATTAGGGCTGTTGGATAAGATAGATTTGTTCGCTTTCCACAACAACATCACAGAAGTCATGCACAGAGCGGATTTGTGCGTGAGCCGAGCGGGTGCTAGTAGTGTGTGGGAATTGTGTGCCAATGGCTTACCCACGATTTTTATCCCCTACCCTTTTGCGAGCAATAACCACCAGTATTACAATGTCTTAGAATTTGAAAAAGAAAACTTATGCTATGTTGTGCCTCAAAATGAATTATTGCCTAAAAAACTCTTTGAAGTTATTAGAAAGCTCAACCAAAAAGACGATCAAGGCAATAAAAACCTAACCACTATCAGCAACCAATTGCAACAAAAAATCGCTAAAGACGGCGCAAAAACCATCATTGAAACGATTTTGAGCGCCTAA
- the hopI gene encoding Hop family outer membrane protein HopI: MQNFVFNKKWLIYSSLLPLFFLNPLVAEDDGFFMGVSYQTSLAVQRVDNSGLNASQDASTYIRQNAIALESAAVPLAYYLEAMGQQTRVLMQMLCPDPSKRCLLYAGGYQQNAQNGDTGNNPPRGNVNATFDMQSLVNNLNKLTQLIGETLIRNPENLPNAKLVEVKFGNQSTVIALPEGLANTMNALNDDITNALTTLWYNQTLTNKSFSAPSGSSVNFSPEVLQHLLQDGLATSNQTICSTQNQCTATNEAKSIAQNAQNIFQALMQAGILGGLANEKQFGFTYNKAPNGSDSQQGYQSFSGPGYYTKNGTNGTTQAPLKNLPAGATVGSGNGQYTYHPSSAVYYLADSIIANGITASMIFSGMQNFANKAAKLTGTSSYSQMQDAINYGESLLSNTVAYGNFITNWVAPYLDLNNKGLNFLPSYGGQLNGANSQTPQNTLTPQQAQQEQKVIMNQLEQATNAPTPAQIDRILANPYSPTAKTLMAYGLYRSKAVIGGVIDEMQTKVNQVYQMGFARNFLEHNSNSNNMNGFGVKMGYKQFFGKKRMFGLRYYGFYDFGYAQFGTGSSLVKATLSSYGAGTDFLYNVFTRKRGTEAIDIGFFAGIQLAGQTWKTNFLDQVDGNHLKPKDTSFQFLFDLGIRTNFSKIAHQKRSRFSQGVEFGLKIPVLYHTYYQSEGVTAKYRRAFSFYVGYNIGF, from the coding sequence TTGCAAAACTTTGTTTTTAATAAAAAATGGCTTATCTATTCTAGCCTACTCCCCTTATTTTTTCTCAATCCCTTAGTGGCAGAAGATGACGGGTTTTTTATGGGGGTGAGTTATCAAACTTCTCTAGCCGTTCAAAGGGTAGATAACTCAGGGCTTAACGCCAGTCAAGACGCATCCACCTACATCCGCCAAAACGCTATCGCTCTAGAATCTGCAGCGGTGCCTTTAGCCTATTATTTAGAAGCGATGGGCCAACAAACTAGGGTTTTAATGCAAATGCTCTGCCCTGATCCTTCTAAAAGATGTTTGCTCTATGCGGGGGGCTATCAACAAAACGCCCAAAATGGCGATACAGGCAACAACCCCCCAAGAGGCAATGTCAATGCCACTTTTGATATGCAATCTTTAGTCAATAATTTAAACAAGCTCACCCAACTCATCGGCGAGACTTTAATCCGTAACCCTGAAAATCTTCCTAACGCTAAACTCGTTGAAGTCAAATTTGGCAATCAAAGCACTGTTATTGCCTTGCCTGAGGGTCTAGCCAATACCATGAACGCTTTAAACGATGATATTACCAACGCTTTAACCACGCTCTGGTATAACCAAACCTTAACGAATAAATCCTTTAGCGCCCCTAGCGGCAGCTCTGTAAATTTTAGCCCCGAAGTGTTGCAACACCTTTTACAAGACGGCTTAGCCACAAGTAATCAAACCATTTGCAGCACTCAAAACCAATGCACCGCTACCAATGAAGCTAAATCTATCGCTCAAAACGCCCAAAACATCTTCCAGGCTTTAATGCAAGCAGGGATTTTAGGGGGGCTAGCGAATGAAAAGCAATTTGGCTTCACTTACAACAAAGCCCCTAATGGCAGCGATTCCCAACAAGGCTACCAAAGCTTTAGCGGCCCGGGTTATTACACCAAAAACGGCACTAATGGCACTACCCAAGCGCCCTTAAAAAACTTACCCGCTGGAGCGACAGTTGGATCAGGCAATGGCCAATACACCTACCACCCCAGCTCGGCAGTCTATTATTTAGCGGATAGCATCATCGCTAATGGCATCACCGCTTCTATGATTTTTTCAGGCATGCAAAATTTCGCCAATAAAGCCGCTAAACTGACAGGCACTTCAAGCTATAGCCAGATGCAAGATGCGATCAACTATGGGGAAAGCTTGCTTAGTAACACCGTAGCGTATGGGAATTTCATCACCAATTGGGTCGCCCCCTATTTGGATTTAAACAATAAAGGTTTGAATTTCTTGCCTAGCTATGGGGGGCAATTGAATGGTGCTAATAGTCAAACCCCACAAAATACTTTAACCCCACAACAAGCCCAGCAAGAACAAAAAGTCATCATGAACCAACTAGAGCAAGCCACAAACGCCCCCACCCCCGCGCAAATAGACAGGATCTTAGCCAACCCCTATTCCCCCACGGCAAAAACTTTAATGGCTTATGGGCTTTATCGCTCTAAAGCAGTGATTGGTGGGGTGATTGATGAAATGCAAACTAAAGTGAATCAAGTCTATCAAATGGGCTTTGCTAGGAATTTTTTGGAGCATAACTCTAATTCTAATAACATGAACGGCTTTGGCGTGAAAATGGGCTATAAGCAATTTTTCGGCAAAAAGCGCATGTTTGGGCTTAGGTATTATGGCTTTTATGATTTTGGTTACGCGCAATTTGGCACAGGATCTTCTTTAGTGAAAGCCACTCTCTCTAGCTATGGGGCAGGCACAGACTTTCTTTATAATGTTTTTACCCGAAAAAGAGGGACTGAAGCGATAGATATAGGTTTTTTTGCCGGCATCCAACTTGCAGGGCAAACCTGGAAAACGAATTTTTTAGATCAAGTGGATGGCAACCATCTTAAGCCCAAAGACACTTCTTTCCAATTCCTTTTTGATTTAGGCATAAGGACTAATTTTTCCAAAATCGCTCATCAAAAAAGATCCCGTTTTTCTCAAGGGGTAGAATTTGGCCTTAAAATACCGGTGCTTTATCACACCTATTACCAATCAGAAGGCGTTACAGCGAAATATAGAAGAGCCTTTAGTTTTTATGTGGGCTACAACATAGGCTTTTAA